In Bradyrhizobium paxllaeri, the genomic stretch GGCAATCCCCTCGCGTTCTGAGGTCTCGTCGATGCCGCCTTCCACAGCTTCCAAGACAAACATCCTGCGCCGGTTTCGTCGCAATCGAAGGGGCACGGCCGCCGTCGAGTTCGCGCTGATCGCGCCGATATTCTTCGGCGTCCTGTTCGCGATCATCGAACTGGCGCTGGTGTTCTTTGCCAGCCAGATTCTCGAGACGGTGACGCAGGATACGTCCCGTCTGATCTTGACCGGCCAGGCGCAGAACTCCTCCTTCACCCAGGCGCAATTCAAGAACGCCGTTTGCGCCAAGCTCACCATCATGTTCGATTGCGTCAACGGCATCTCGATCGACGTGCAGAGCTACAAGGCGTTTTCCAGCGTCAACGTTTCCGACCCGATCGTTGCGGGAAATTTCGTTCCTCCGAACAATTATCTGCCGGGCGGACCCGGCGACATCGTCGTCGTGCGGCTGTTCTACAAGTGGCCGCTGTTCGTCACCGGCCTCGGCTTCAACGTTGCGAACATAGGCAACAATCAGCGGCTGTTGACGGCGACCGCGGCATTCCAAAACGAACCCTACCTATAGGGCCCAGGACGATGAAACCGATTACTGGAATCTGGCTTCGTATGCGCCGCCACGCGTTCGAATTGGTTGGGAACAACCGTGGTGTCGGAGCGGTCGAATTCGCGATGATCATGCCCCTCATGGCAATGATGCTCGTCGGAACCTACGAGTTCTCGGCCGGCGTCGCCATCGACCGCAAGGTGACGATCATGGCGCGCACGCTGTCGGACCTGACGTCCCAGAACGAGAAGGTCACCGATGCGCAGTTGACCAATTTCTTCAATGCCAGCAAGGCGATCATGACGCCTTATGCGTCGACTCCGGTGGAGGGGACGATCACCGAACTCTGGATCAATCCGACCACGTTGAAGGCGCGGGTACAGTGGAGCCAAGGCGCCAACGCGCACTCCGCGGGCGACATCATCGAGATTCCGGAGGCGCTCAAGATCGCCAACACCTACCTGATCTACAGCGAGGTGAAATACAAATATGTTCCCAGCGTTGCCTGGTTCATCAACAAGGCGAATGGCATCACGCTGAGCGATGTCACCTTCACCCGTCCGCGCCAGTCGCTTTGCGTGATGTACAATACGACGGTCTGCGAACAGAAATGAAACGCCCGTGCCGGGCGAACTGCCAGGAAAACGATGAGATGAAAAAGGCCGCGCCATGGGCGCGGCCTTTTGATTTATTCGGCTGAATTGTTCAGCGGCGATCTTCGGGACGCTGTCGGCCCGAAAATCGCTTATCCGGCGGCGCGCAGATTGTCGGCCGAAGATTTGCCAGAGCGGCGATCTGCCACGATTTCGTAGGAGATCTTCTGGCCTTCACGCAACGTTCCGAGGCCGGCACGTTCGACAGCGCTGATGTGCACGAACACGTCATTGCCGCCGTCATCCGGCTGGATGAAGCCATAGCCCTTGGTTGCGTTAAACCACTTCACGGTTCCCATGCTCACTGGGGTAGTCCCTTCTCAGATATACAAGTCGTAGCCCACCCTTCGATGGGCTGGTGAGATCGAATTTTTGGAAGGGTCGTCAGCGTCTAAACCGGCTGTACCGGTGGATAGCTAATGTCGTCCGGCCGAAAATCGATGCTTAATATTATTCGATTGCATCAGTCAAAACAATCCTGACGTGCACGATTTTTTGATTCGGCCGGCCAGCCGGCCGCGTTCGCGCACGACAAGAAGCGTATCGGGCGCGTTTTCGCAGGTGTTAAGGGTTCGTTTACCGGCGACGGAACTGTCCGCCGCGCGGTGGCGCACCGCGCGGGGCGCCGGGATTGCTGGGACGCTCGTCCTTGTGACGGAAGATCAGGCGTCCTTTCTCCAGATCATAGGGTGACATTTCGATCGTGACCCGATCGCCTGCGAGCGTCTTGATCCGGTTCTTCTTCATCTTGCCCGCGGTATAGGCAACAATCTCGTGTCCGGCATCGAGCTGCACGCGATAGCGCGCGTCGGGGAGGATTTCGGTCACCAGTCCTTCGAACTGGATCAGCTCTTCTTTAGCCATGGTGGTCTCCAGGTCGATCGAGGCTAGCGCTGCGGTCGGTGGCTACGGTTCGGTTGATTATTCGGACGGCTCTCGCGATGCAAGAAGGCGACGCCTTGAATGCCTTCGCTGTGGCCGGCTTGGCTCTTGCTGCCCTGCTGCGGCTGACGCGGCGACTCATGCCGGTTCGGCTGCGGCGCGGCATTATTACCACCACCGCGGCGTCGTCGGCGAGGGCCTTTTGACGGCTGCTGCTCATTGGAACGGCCAGCATGGGCGCGCGGCGCGGACCGTCCGTTCCGGTGCTGGGCGGAGTGATGCGGGGCCGCCGGTGCGGCGTCGCGGCTCCCCGGCGTGCGGCGGTCTTCCCGCGGCAGCGCAATTCGGATCAGCCGCTCGATGTCGCGCAGATAGCCCATCTCCTCGGCGCCGGCG encodes the following:
- a CDS encoding TadE/TadG family type IV pilus assembly protein, yielding MPPSTASKTNILRRFRRNRRGTAAVEFALIAPIFFGVLFAIIELALVFFASQILETVTQDTSRLILTGQAQNSSFTQAQFKNAVCAKLTIMFDCVNGISIDVQSYKAFSSVNVSDPIVAGNFVPPNNYLPGGPGDIVVVRLFYKWPLFVTGLGFNVANIGNNQRLLTATAAFQNEPYL
- a CDS encoding pilus assembly protein; this encodes MIMPLMAMMLVGTYEFSAGVAIDRKVTIMARTLSDLTSQNEKVTDAQLTNFFNASKAIMTPYASTPVEGTITELWINPTTLKARVQWSQGANAHSAGDIIEIPEALKIANTYLIYSEVKYKYVPSVAWFINKANGITLSDVTFTRPRQSLCVMYNTTVCEQK
- a CDS encoding cold-shock protein is translated as MSMGTVKWFNATKGYGFIQPDDGGNDVFVHISAVERAGLGTLREGQKISYEIVADRRSGKSSADNLRAAG
- the infA gene encoding translation initiation factor IF-1; this translates as MAKEELIQFEGLVTEILPDARYRVQLDAGHEIVAYTAGKMKKNRIKTLAGDRVTIEMSPYDLEKGRLIFRHKDERPSNPGAPRGAPPRGGQFRRR